From Pseudomonas sp. LS1212, the proteins below share one genomic window:
- a CDS encoding chemotaxis response regulator CheY: MKILIVDDFSTMRRIIKNLLRDLGFTNTAEADDGVTALPMLHSGNFDFLVTDWNMPGMSGIDLLRQVRADDRLKHLPVLMVTAEAKREQIIEAAQAGVNGYVVKPFTAQVLKEKIEKIFERVNS, encoded by the coding sequence ATGAAAATCCTCATCGTTGACGATTTCTCGACGATGCGGCGGATCATCAAGAACCTGTTGCGCGATCTGGGTTTTACCAACACGGCCGAGGCCGATGACGGCGTGACTGCGTTGCCGATGCTGCACAGCGGCAACTTCGATTTCCTGGTCACCGATTGGAACATGCCCGGCATGTCCGGCATCGACCTGTTGCGCCAGGTGCGCGCCGATGACCGCCTCAAGCACCTGCCGGTGCTGATGGTGACTGCCGAAGCCAAGCGCGAGCAGATCATCGAAGCGGCCCAGGCCGGTGTGAACGGCTATGTGGTCAAGCCCTTCACCGCACAAGTGCTGAAAGAAAAGATCGAAAAGATCTTCGAGCGCGTCAATAGCTGA
- a CDS encoding protein phosphatase CheZ, with the protein MEHNISSLGDFESTLKKHANELVSSLEKGKFGDAVQLIHELNQTRDRGLYQEVGKLTRELHSAIVSFQIDPHMPQAEEVSQITDATERLSYVVRLTEGAANRTMDLVEKSTPVLNELSEEAKGLGADWQRFMRKEVAVAEFRELAQRVDAFLTRSEQGTRAVAENLQDILLAQDYQDLTGQVIKRVTQLVTEVESNLLKLVLMASQVDRFAGIEHDREQLRAEKDQEKHPTRGEGPQIHADKREDVVSGQDDVDDLLSSLGF; encoded by the coding sequence ATGGAGCACAACATTTCGTCTTTGGGGGACTTTGAGTCGACCCTGAAGAAACATGCCAACGAGTTGGTGAGCAGCCTGGAAAAGGGCAAGTTCGGCGACGCGGTGCAACTGATCCATGAGCTGAACCAGACCCGTGATCGCGGCCTGTACCAGGAAGTGGGCAAGCTCACCCGCGAGTTGCATAGCGCGATCGTCAGTTTCCAGATTGACCCGCACATGCCGCAGGCCGAGGAAGTTTCACAGATCACCGATGCCACCGAGCGTCTTTCCTACGTGGTCAGGCTGACCGAGGGTGCGGCCAACCGCACCATGGACCTGGTCGAGAAGAGTACCCCGGTGCTCAACGAGCTCAGCGAAGAGGCCAAGGGCCTCGGTGCCGATTGGCAGCGCTTCATGCGCAAAGAAGTGGCGGTGGCGGAGTTTCGTGAACTGGCCCAGCGTGTCGACGCTTTTCTGACACGCAGCGAGCAAGGTACGCGCGCGGTTGCCGAGAACCTGCAGGACATCTTGCTGGCCCAGGACTATCAGGACCTGACCGGCCAGGTTATCAAGCGCGTGACCCAGCTGGTGACCGAAGTCGAGAGCAACCTGCTCAAGCTCGTGCTGATGGCCAGTCAAGTCGACCGCTTCGCCGGTATCGAACACGACCGCGAACAGCTGCGTGCGGAAAAAGATCAAGAAAAACATCCGACTCGGGGTGAAGGTCCGCAGATTCATGCCGATAAGCGTGAAGACGTCGTAAGCGGTCAGGACGATGTCGACGATCTGCTATCCAGTCTAGGGTTCTAG
- the flhA gene encoding flagellar biosynthesis protein FlhA encodes MDRSQLINTARSNLVGLGRGNLGVPLLLLVMLAMMMLPVPPFLLDVFFTFNIALSIVVLLVCVYALRPLDFAVFPTILLVATLLRLALNVASTRVVMLHGHDGHAAAGKVIQAFGEVVIGGNYVVGIVVFAILMIINFVVVTKGAGRISEVSARFTLDAMPGKQMAIDADLNAGLIDQAQAKSRRTEVAQEAEFYGSMDGASKFVRGDAIAGLLILFINLIGGMAVGIFQHDMTFADAGKVYALLTIGDGLVAQLPSLLLSTAAAIMVTRASGSEDMGKQINRQMFDSPKALAVSAGLMLVMGLVPGMPHVSFISLALVAGGAAYLVWRKQNMVKVQALAEVQRQQDLLPSPQRAMETKELGWDDVTPIDMIGLEVGYRLIPLVDRNQGGQLLARIKGVRKKLSQDLGFLMPTVHIRDNLDLAPSAYRLTLMGVILAEAEIYPERELAINPGQVFGALNGITAKDPAFGLDAVWIEVSLRSQAQSLGYTVVDASTVVATHLNQILHKHCHELIGHEEVQQLLQVLAKSSPKLAEEVVPGILSLSGLLKVLQALLAEQVPVRDIRSIAEAIANNAAKSQDTAALVAAVRVGLCRAIVQSIVGLESELPVITLEPRLEQILLNSLQRAGQGQEEGVLLEPSMAEKLQRSLIEAAQRQEMQGQPAILLVAGPIRAMLSRFGRLAVPNLHVLAYQEIPDNKQVTIVATVGPNG; translated from the coding sequence GTGGATCGCTCTCAATTAATCAACACTGCCCGCAGCAACCTGGTCGGCCTCGGTCGAGGCAACCTGGGTGTGCCGCTGTTGCTGTTGGTCATGCTGGCGATGATGATGTTGCCGGTGCCGCCGTTTCTGCTGGACGTGTTCTTCACGTTCAACATCGCACTGTCCATCGTCGTGTTGCTGGTCTGCGTGTACGCCTTGCGCCCGCTGGATTTTGCCGTATTTCCCACCATTCTGCTGGTGGCGACCCTGCTGCGCCTGGCCCTGAACGTAGCGTCCACGCGAGTGGTGATGCTCCATGGGCATGATGGCCACGCCGCTGCCGGCAAGGTGATCCAGGCCTTCGGCGAGGTCGTGATCGGCGGTAACTACGTGGTCGGTATCGTGGTGTTCGCGATCCTGATGATCATCAACTTCGTGGTGGTCACCAAGGGCGCCGGGCGGATTTCCGAGGTCAGCGCGCGCTTCACCCTCGATGCCATGCCCGGCAAGCAGATGGCGATCGATGCCGACCTCAATGCCGGCCTGATCGACCAGGCCCAGGCCAAGAGTCGGCGTACGGAAGTGGCCCAGGAAGCCGAGTTCTATGGGTCGATGGACGGTGCCAGCAAGTTCGTGCGCGGCGACGCTATTGCCGGCCTGTTGATTCTGTTCATCAACCTGATCGGCGGTATGGCCGTCGGTATCTTCCAGCACGACATGACCTTTGCCGATGCCGGCAAGGTGTACGCGTTGTTGACCATCGGTGACGGTTTGGTGGCGCAATTGCCATCACTGCTGTTGTCGACTGCTGCCGCCATCATGGTAACCCGGGCTTCGGGCTCCGAAGACATGGGCAAGCAGATCAATCGGCAGATGTTCGACTCGCCCAAGGCCCTGGCCGTTTCCGCCGGCCTGATGCTGGTCATGGGGCTGGTGCCGGGCATGCCGCATGTGTCCTTTATCAGCCTGGCGCTGGTGGCCGGCGGCGCTGCGTATCTGGTCTGGCGCAAGCAGAACATGGTCAAGGTCCAGGCGCTTGCCGAAGTCCAGCGTCAGCAGGACCTGCTGCCTTCGCCCCAGCGCGCCATGGAAACCAAGGAGCTGGGCTGGGATGATGTCACCCCGATCGACATGATAGGCCTGGAGGTCGGTTACCGACTCATTCCGCTGGTCGATCGCAATCAGGGTGGTCAACTCCTGGCGCGGATCAAGGGGGTGCGCAAGAAGCTCTCCCAGGACCTGGGGTTCCTGATGCCCACGGTGCATATTCGCGACAACCTGGACCTTGCGCCCAGCGCGTATCGCTTGACACTGATGGGGGTGATTCTCGCTGAAGCCGAGATCTATCCGGAGCGCGAGCTGGCGATCAACCCTGGTCAGGTATTCGGCGCCCTCAATGGCATCACCGCCAAGGATCCAGCCTTCGGTCTGGATGCGGTGTGGATCGAAGTCAGCCTGCGCAGCCAGGCGCAGTCGCTGGGTTACACGGTGGTCGATGCCAGCACCGTGGTCGCCACGCACTTGAACCAGATCCTGCACAAGCATTGCCATGAGCTGATCGGTCACGAAGAGGTTCAGCAACTGCTGCAGGTGTTGGCCAAAAGCTCGCCGAAACTGGCCGAAGAAGTCGTGCCTGGCATTCTCTCGCTGTCCGGCTTGCTCAAGGTGCTGCAGGCGCTGCTGGCCGAGCAGGTGCCGGTGCGCGATATTCGCAGCATTGCCGAGGCCATCGCCAACAATGCCGCCAAGAGTCAAGATACTGCCGCGCTGGTCGCTGCGGTGCGCGTCGGATTGTGTCGCGCTATCGTGCAAAGCATTGTCGGGCTTGAGTCCGAGCTACCTGTGATCACCCTTGAGCCAAGGTTGGAACAAATATTGCTCAATAGTTTGCAGAGGGCCGGCCAGGGTCAGGAAGAAGGCGTTCTGCTGGAGCCAAGCATGGCCGAGAAGCTTCAGCGTTCGTTGATCGAAGCGGCCCAGCGTCAAGAGATGCAAGGCCAGCCGGCGATCCTGCTGGTGGCAGGGCCGATACGTGCGATGCTGTCGCGATTCGGCCGCCTGGCCGTACCGAATCTGCATGTACTGGCCTACCAGGAAATACCCGATAACAAGCAAGTCACCATCGTTGCGACAGTAGGGCCCAACGGCTGA
- the fleN gene encoding flagellar synthesis regulator FleN, whose amino-acid sequence MGSMHPVQVIAVTGGKGGVGKTNVSVNLSLALAELGRRVMLLDADLGLANVDVLLGLTPKRTLADVIEGRCELRDVLLQGPGGVRIVPAASGTQSMVHLSQAQHAGLIQAFSDIGDNLDVLVIDTAAGIGDSVVSFVRAAQEVLLVVCDEPTSITDAYALIKLLNRDYGMNRFRVLANMAQSPQEGRNLFAKLTKVTDRFLDVALQYVGAVPYDECVRKAVQKQRAVYEAFPRSKCALAFKAIAQKVDTWPLPANPRGHLEFFVERLVQRTHAGPVS is encoded by the coding sequence ATGGGCAGCATGCATCCCGTACAGGTGATCGCGGTGACCGGCGGCAAAGGTGGCGTCGGCAAGACTAACGTGTCAGTGAACTTGTCCCTGGCCCTGGCAGAGCTTGGCCGGCGAGTCATGCTGCTGGACGCCGATCTGGGGCTGGCGAACGTCGACGTCCTGCTGGGGTTGACCCCCAAGCGAACCCTGGCCGATGTCATAGAGGGGCGCTGTGAGCTGCGCGATGTCCTGTTGCAGGGCCCTGGCGGCGTTCGTATCGTGCCGGCGGCGTCCGGGACCCAGAGCATGGTGCATTTGTCGCAGGCCCAGCACGCAGGCCTGATCCAGGCTTTCAGCGACATCGGCGACAATCTCGATGTGCTGGTGATCGACACGGCTGCCGGCATCGGCGATTCGGTGGTCAGTTTCGTCCGTGCGGCCCAGGAAGTCTTGCTGGTGGTCTGTGACGAGCCGACGTCGATCACCGATGCCTATGCACTGATCAAGCTGCTTAACCGCGACTACGGGATGAACCGTTTCCGGGTGCTGGCCAACATGGCGCAAAGCCCGCAGGAAGGGCGCAACCTGTTCGCCAAGCTGACCAAGGTCACCGATCGCTTCCTGGACGTCGCCTTGCAGTATGTGGGCGCGGTGCCCTACGACGAATGCGTACGCAAGGCCGTGCAGAAGCAGCGAGCTGTCTACGAAGCCTTCCCTCGTTCCAAGTGCGCGCTGGCATTCAAGGCCATTGCGCAGAAGGTCGATACCTGGCCATTGCCGGCCAACCCGCGCGGGCATCTGGAGTTCTTCGTCGAGCGCCTCGTGCAGCGGACCCATGCAGGACCGGTATCATGA
- the flhF gene encoding flagellar biosynthesis protein FlhF: protein MQVKRFFAADMRQAMKLVRDELGADAAIIGNRRIAGGVELTAALDYKLSALAPRVPNVELEDELRKTQSRIVSAQAELSTRGDSDATTNRQLFAGLPLTASEPLVEPHFDEPPPRPAAAAPASAAVDQRVFESMRSELNGLRELLEVQLGSLAWTQLQGCKPQQANLWRRLQRIGLAGPLSRELLELTCEIEEPRHAWRMLLAHLARKIATPEVEPLEEGGIIAMVGPAGMGKTTTLAKLAARYVLKYGAQNLALVSMDSFRIGAQEQLKTLGRILNVSVTHVDPGQSLAQALEPLLRKRVVLIDTAGLQASDPALRMQLESLAGRGIKARNYLVLATTSQKQVLSAAYHSYKRCGLAGCILTKLDETASLGEVLSLAISHQLPVAYLTDGPRIPDDLHLPRRHQLVSRAVSVQMQEEPSEEAMADMFADLYHSPNKRVG, encoded by the coding sequence ATGCAAGTTAAGCGTTTTTTCGCCGCCGATATGCGTCAGGCCATGAAGCTGGTTCGTGATGAGCTGGGGGCTGATGCCGCCATCATCGGCAACCGGCGGATTGCTGGCGGTGTCGAGCTGACGGCAGCGCTGGACTACAAACTGTCTGCGCTGGCGCCGCGGGTGCCAAATGTCGAACTCGAAGACGAGCTGCGCAAGACCCAGTCGCGCATCGTCTCGGCCCAGGCCGAATTGAGCACCCGGGGTGACAGCGATGCGACCACCAACCGCCAATTGTTTGCCGGCTTGCCGCTGACCGCTTCCGAACCTTTGGTCGAGCCGCACTTCGATGAGCCGCCGCCCCGTCCGGCCGCTGCTGCGCCGGCTTCGGCCGCCGTCGATCAACGTGTGTTCGAATCGATGCGTTCGGAACTCAACGGCCTGCGCGAACTGCTCGAAGTACAACTCGGCTCGTTGGCATGGACCCAGCTGCAAGGCTGCAAGCCGCAGCAGGCCAACCTCTGGCGTCGCCTGCAACGCATCGGCCTGGCAGGCCCCTTGTCGCGCGAGCTGCTGGAACTGACCTGCGAGATCGAAGAGCCGCGGCACGCCTGGCGCATGCTGCTGGCACACCTGGCGCGCAAGATCGCCACGCCCGAGGTCGAGCCGCTCGAAGAGGGCGGGATCATCGCGATGGTCGGCCCGGCCGGCATGGGCAAGACCACCACCCTGGCCAAGCTGGCCGCCCGCTATGTGCTCAAGTACGGCGCGCAGAACCTGGCGCTGGTGAGCATGGACAGTTTTCGTATCGGCGCCCAGGAGCAACTCAAGACCCTGGGGCGAATCCTCAATGTGTCGGTCACCCATGTCGACCCCGGCCAGTCCCTGGCCCAGGCGCTGGAGCCGCTGCTGCGCAAGCGCGTGGTACTGATCGATACCGCCGGCCTGCAGGCCAGCGATCCGGCCTTGCGCATGCAGCTCGAGAGCCTGGCCGGGCGTGGGATCAAGGCCAGGAACTATCTGGTGCTGGCCACGACCAGTCAGAAGCAGGTGCTCAGTGCCGCTTATCACAGTTACAAGCGTTGCGGGCTGGCCGGCTGCATCCTGACTAAACTGGACGAAACCGCCAGCCTCGGCGAAGTGCTGAGCCTGGCTATCAGTCACCAATTGCCGGTCGCCTATCTAACCGATGGCCCGCGCATTCCGGACGATTTGCATCTGCCGCGCAGGCATCAGCTGGTCAGTCGCGCAGTGAGCGTGCAAATGCAGGAGGAGCCCAGCGAAGAGGCCATGGCCGATATGTTCGCTGATCTCTACCACAGCCCGAACAAGCGTGTTGGCTGA
- the flhB gene encoding flagellar biosynthesis protein FlhB, producing MAESESGQDKTEDPTEKRKQDSREKGEIARSKELNTLAVMLAGAGGLLVFGGGLAQMMMDLMRINFTLSREVIVDERSMALFLLASGKMALVAAQPLLLVMLIAAVVGPISLGGWLFATGSLAPKFSRMNPLSGLKRMFSTHALTELLKALAKFFVILLVALLVLSSDRDDLLAIAHEPLDLAIIHSVQVVGWSALWMACGLLLIAAVDVPLQLYQSRQKLLMTKQEVRDEHKNTEGRPEVKQRIRQLQREMSQRRMMAAIPEADVVITNPTHYAVALKYDPEKGSAPVLLAKGSDFIALKIREIASEHNIQLLESPALARSIYYSTELEQEIPAGLYLAVAQVLAYVYQIRQYRAGKGKPPEPLKDLPIPPDLRRDS from the coding sequence ATGGCAGAGAGCGAAAGCGGTCAGGATAAAACAGAAGACCCCACGGAGAAGCGCAAGCAGGACTCGCGCGAAAAGGGCGAGATTGCGCGCTCCAAGGAGCTCAACACCCTGGCCGTGATGCTGGCTGGCGCAGGCGGCCTGTTGGTATTCGGCGGTGGCCTGGCGCAGATGATGATGGATCTGATGCGGATCAATTTCACCCTGTCGCGTGAAGTTATCGTCGATGAGCGCTCGATGGCCCTGTTCCTGCTGGCCTCCGGGAAAATGGCCCTGGTGGCGGCGCAGCCGCTGCTGCTGGTGATGTTGATCGCTGCGGTGGTCGGGCCCATTTCATTGGGTGGCTGGTTATTCGCAACAGGCTCGCTGGCACCCAAGTTCAGTCGGATGAACCCCCTTTCCGGGCTCAAGCGGATGTTTTCCACGCATGCACTGACAGAGTTGCTCAAGGCGCTGGCGAAATTCTTTGTCATATTGCTGGTGGCGTTGCTGGTGCTCTCTTCGGATCGCGATGACTTGCTGGCCATTGCCCACGAGCCCCTGGACCTGGCGATTATTCACAGTGTTCAGGTGGTTGGCTGGAGCGCCTTGTGGATGGCTTGTGGCTTGTTGTTGATCGCGGCGGTGGATGTGCCGTTGCAGCTCTATCAAAGCCGTCAGAAGCTGTTGATGACCAAGCAGGAAGTGCGCGACGAACACAAGAACACTGAAGGCCGTCCGGAGGTGAAGCAGCGCATCCGTCAATTGCAGCGTGAAATGTCGCAGCGACGAATGATGGCGGCGATCCCTGAAGCCGACGTGGTCATCACCAACCCGACTCACTATGCGGTCGCGCTCAAGTACGACCCGGAGAAGGGGAGTGCGCCGGTGTTGCTGGCCAAGGGCAGCGACTTCATCGCCTTGAAGATTCGCGAGATCGCCAGCGAGCACAATATCCAGTTGCTTGAATCGCCGGCGCTGGCGCGTTCGATCTACTACTCCACCGAGCTTGAGCAGGAGATTCCGGCGGGGCTTTATCTGGCGGTGGCGCAGGTGCTGGCGTATGTCTATCAGATTCGCCAATACCGCGCCGGCAAGGGCAAGCCGCCGGAGCCGTTGAAGGACTTGCCGATTCCGCCGGATCTGCGTCGCGATTCCTGA
- the fliQ gene encoding flagellar biosynthesis protein FliQ codes for MTPEVAVDLFRDALWLTTLMVAVLVIPSLLVGLLVAMFQAATQINEQTLSFLPRLLVMLVTLIVAGPWLVQTFMEYILSLYGSIPQLIG; via the coding sequence ATGACACCTGAGGTGGCAGTCGATCTGTTCCGTGACGCGTTGTGGCTCACCACCTTGATGGTGGCCGTGCTGGTCATACCCAGCCTGTTGGTGGGGCTGCTGGTGGCGATGTTTCAGGCGGCGACCCAGATCAACGAACAGACCTTGAGCTTTTTGCCGCGCCTGCTGGTCATGCTGGTCACCCTGATCGTGGCGGGGCCCTGGCTGGTGCAGACGTTCATGGAATACATACTGTCGCTGTACGGCAGTATCCCGCAGTTGATCGGCTGA
- the fliA gene encoding RNA polymerase sigma factor FliA — protein MMSASGYRMYSRASRDSQYELIERYAPLVKRIAYHLLARLPASVQVEDLIQAGMIGLLEVSTKYDSSKGASFETYAGIRIRGAMLDEVRKGDWAPRSVHRNTRMVSDAIRSIEAKTGRDAKDHEVAAELQLSLDDYYAILNDTLGSRLFSFDDLLQDGEHEGLHEDGANTSLEPSRDLEDERFQAALADAIANLPERERLVLALYYDEELNLKEIGEVLGVSESRVSQLHSQCAARLRGRLGEWRAR, from the coding sequence ATCATGAGTGCGAGCGGCTATCGGATGTACAGCAGGGCCTCGCGTGACTCGCAGTATGAATTGATCGAACGCTATGCGCCGTTGGTCAAACGCATTGCCTATCACTTGCTGGCACGTTTGCCGGCCAGCGTTCAGGTCGAAGACCTGATCCAGGCCGGGATGATCGGTTTGCTCGAGGTGTCGACCAAGTATGACTCCAGCAAGGGGGCCAGTTTCGAGACCTACGCCGGGATCCGCATTCGCGGGGCGATGCTCGACGAGGTCCGCAAGGGCGACTGGGCACCACGTTCGGTGCATCGCAACACCCGCATGGTGAGTGACGCAATTCGTTCAATCGAAGCTAAAACCGGACGTGACGCTAAAGATCACGAGGTTGCGGCCGAACTCCAATTGAGTCTCGATGATTATTACGCAATCTTGAACGATACATTGGGCAGCCGACTGTTCAGTTTCGACGACCTGTTGCAGGACGGCGAGCATGAAGGGCTGCATGAGGATGGCGCCAATACGTCGCTCGAGCCTTCGCGTGATCTTGAGGATGAACGCTTTCAGGCGGCACTGGCCGATGCGATTGCCAACCTGCCGGAACGCGAACGCCTGGTGCTGGCCCTGTATTACGACGAGGAACTGAACCTCAAGGAAATCGGCGAGGTTCTGGGCGTCAGCGAGTCCCGGGTCAGCCAGTTGCATAGCCAGTGTGCCGCGCGTCTGCGCGGGCGCTTGGGGGAATGGCGAGCGCGTTGA
- the fliR gene encoding flagellar biosynthetic protein FliR gives MLQLTDGQIGTWVASFILPLFRVTAVLMTMPIFGTPLVPGRIRLYFALAITVVIVPGLPAMPEVRALDLSALMLIAEQIIIGALLGFSLQLFFQAFVIAGQIVAIQMGMAFASMVDPTNGVSVAVIGQFFTMLVTLLFLSMNGHLVVFEVLTESFTTLPIGSGLLVNHFWDLAGRLGWVLGAALLLVLPAVTALLVVNVAFGVMTRAAPQLNIFSIGFPLTLVLGLVILWIGLADILNQYQPLASEALQWLRELSRAR, from the coding sequence TTGTTGCAGCTGACCGACGGCCAGATCGGCACCTGGGTGGCGAGTTTCATCCTGCCGCTGTTTCGCGTGACGGCCGTGCTGATGACGATGCCCATATTTGGCACTCCGCTGGTTCCGGGGCGAATTCGGCTGTATTTCGCCCTGGCGATCACGGTCGTCATTGTGCCTGGCTTGCCAGCGATGCCTGAGGTTCGCGCGCTCGATCTAAGCGCCTTGATGCTGATCGCTGAGCAAATCATTATCGGCGCGTTGCTCGGCTTCTCGCTGCAACTGTTTTTTCAGGCATTCGTCATCGCCGGGCAAATCGTCGCGATTCAGATGGGCATGGCCTTCGCTTCCATGGTCGACCCAACCAATGGCGTGTCGGTCGCGGTCATCGGGCAGTTTTTCACGATGCTGGTGACGTTGCTGTTTCTGTCCATGAATGGCCACTTGGTGGTGTTCGAGGTGCTCACCGAAAGCTTCACGACGCTACCGATCGGCAGCGGGCTGCTGGTCAATCACTTCTGGGATCTGGCAGGAAGGCTGGGCTGGGTGCTGGGGGCGGCATTGTTACTGGTGTTGCCGGCGGTCACCGCATTGCTGGTGGTCAACGTCGCCTTCGGTGTCATGACGCGGGCGGCGCCGCAGTTGAACATTTTCTCCATCGGCTTCCCGCTGACGCTGGTGCTGGGGTTGGTCATCCTCTGGATTGGCCTGGCCGATATCCTCAACCAATACCAACCGCTGGCTTCCGAAGCCTTGCAGTGGTTGCGTGAATTGTCCCGGGCGCGCTGA
- a CDS encoding chemotaxis protein CheA, with product MSFGADEEILQDFLVEAGEILEQLSEQLVELESRPDDADLLNAIFRGFHTVKGGAGFLQLNELVECCHIAENVFDILRKGERRVDSELMDVVLEALDAVNGMFGEVREGTRITAATPQLLEALARLAEPAGEEQAAASMAVAAAPEVVAEPAAEDITDNEFEQLLDSLNAVKAEAEAQVCAAPASDEITDAEFESLLDQLHGKGQFAPDAISPVASQAPVAAAGSEASNEITDDEFEALLDQLHGKGAFSVEAVATPAVAVGESSAGPARGDHISEQEFDALLDELHGKGKFAGAPTASVPAADTAIAQRPVTKKPEPAAPALAPAPAPARQASPAPDKPAASEAETTVRVDTARLDEIMNMVGELVLVRNRLVRLGLNTGDEAMSKAVSHLDVVTADLQTAVMKTRMQPIKKVFGRFPRLVRDLARQLKKEINLELVGEETDLDKNLVEALADPLVHLVRNAVDHGVETPEEREASGKSRGGRVVLSAEQEGDHILLSISDDGKGMDPSVLRAKAVEKGLMDKDAADRLSESDCYNLIFAPGFSTKTEISDVSGRGVGMDVVKTKIAQLNGSINIYSTKGQGSKIVIKVPLTLAIMPTLMVMLGNQAFAFPLVNVNEIFHLDLSRTNVVDGQEVVIVRDKALPLFYLKRWLVSSAAHEEQREGHVVILSVGTQRIGFVVDQLVGQEEVVIKPLGKMLQGTAGMSGATITGDGRIALILDVPSMLKRYAARRI from the coding sequence ATGAGCTTCGGCGCCGATGAAGAGATCCTTCAGGATTTTCTGGTAGAGGCCGGCGAAATTCTTGAGCAATTGTCCGAACAGCTGGTCGAGCTTGAAAGCCGCCCGGATGACGCCGATTTGCTCAATGCAATTTTTCGCGGTTTTCACACTGTAAAAGGGGGCGCCGGCTTCCTCCAGCTCAATGAGCTGGTGGAGTGCTGCCACATCGCCGAGAACGTCTTCGACATCCTGCGCAAAGGTGAGCGCCGGGTCGACTCCGAGTTGATGGACGTGGTGCTCGAGGCGCTGGATGCGGTGAACGGCATGTTCGGCGAAGTGCGCGAGGGCACTCGGATCACCGCGGCCACGCCGCAGTTGCTCGAAGCCCTGGCGCGCCTGGCAGAACCTGCAGGTGAGGAGCAGGCAGCGGCGTCGATGGCCGTTGCCGCAGCACCGGAGGTCGTAGCCGAGCCGGCTGCGGAGGACATCACCGACAATGAATTCGAGCAGCTGCTCGACTCGCTCAATGCCGTCAAGGCCGAGGCCGAGGCTCAGGTTTGCGCTGCGCCTGCCAGCGATGAAATTACCGACGCCGAATTCGAATCACTGCTCGATCAGTTACACGGCAAGGGGCAGTTTGCGCCCGATGCGATCAGCCCTGTGGCCAGCCAGGCGCCTGTTGCGGCTGCCGGCAGCGAAGCCAGCAATGAAATCACCGACGATGAATTCGAAGCACTGCTCGATCAGCTGCATGGCAAGGGTGCCTTCAGTGTCGAGGCTGTCGCGACGCCAGCAGTGGCGGTCGGTGAGTCGTCCGCAGGCCCGGCTCGCGGCGATCACATCAGCGAGCAGGAATTCGATGCCCTGCTCGACGAGCTTCATGGCAAGGGCAAGTTTGCCGGCGCACCGACTGCCTCGGTACCGGCAGCAGACACCGCAATAGCCCAGCGGCCGGTTACGAAGAAGCCCGAGCCTGCTGCACCGGCCTTGGCCCCGGCTCCGGCGCCGGCCCGTCAGGCCTCGCCGGCACCGGACAAGCCCGCTGCCAGCGAAGCCGAGACCACCGTGCGGGTCGATACCGCGCGACTGGACGAAATCATGAACATGGTGGGCGAGCTGGTGCTGGTGCGTAACCGCCTGGTGCGGTTGGGCCTCAACACCGGCGACGAGGCGATGTCCAAGGCGGTATCGCACCTGGATGTGGTCACTGCCGACTTGCAGACGGCGGTGATGAAGACCCGCATGCAGCCGATCAAGAAAGTCTTCGGTCGCTTCCCGCGACTGGTACGCGACCTTGCCCGGCAGTTGAAGAAAGAGATCAACCTGGAACTGGTCGGCGAAGAAACCGACCTGGACAAGAACCTGGTCGAGGCCCTGGCCGACCCGTTGGTGCACTTGGTGCGCAACGCGGTCGACCACGGTGTCGAGACGCCGGAGGAACGCGAAGCATCGGGCAAATCCCGTGGCGGGCGCGTGGTGTTGTCGGCCGAGCAGGAAGGCGACCATATCCTCTTGTCGATCTCCGACGACGGCAAGGGCATGGACCCGAGCGTGCTGCGCGCCAAGGCCGTGGAAAAAGGCCTGATGGACAAGGATGCGGCCGATCGCTTAAGCGAATCGGACTGCTACAACCTGATCTTCGCCCCGGGCTTCTCGACCAAGACCGAGATCTCCGACGTGTCCGGCCGTGGCGTGGGCATGGATGTGGTCAAGACCAAGATCGCCCAGCTCAATGGCTCGATCAACATCTACTCGACCAAGGGGCAGGGGTCCAAGATCGTCATCAAGGTGCCGTTGACGCTGGCGATCATGCCGACGCTGATGGTCATGCTCGGCAATCAGGCGTTTGCGTTCCCGCTGGTCAACGTCAACGAGATCTTCCATCTGGACCTGTCGCGCACCAACGTCGTCGACGGCCAGGAAGTGGTGATCGTGCGCGACAAGGCACTGCCGTTGTTCTACCTCAAGCGCTGGCTGGTCAGTTCCGCCGCCCATGAAGAGCAACGTGAGGGCCATGTGGTGATCCTTTCGGTGGGCACGCAGCGGATCGGATTCGTCGTCGACCAACTGGTGGGCCAGGAAGAGGTGGTCATCAAGCCATTGGGCAAGATGTTGCAGGGGACGGCGGGCATGTCCGGCGCCACCATCACCGGTGATGGCCGCATTGCGCTGATTCTCGACGTCCCGAGCATGCTCAAGCGCTACGCCGCGCGACGTATTTGA